From a single Halococcus sediminicola genomic region:
- a CDS encoding KTSC domain-containing protein, translating to MDRKQVSSSLLRSVGYDPDQQLLEVELQDGKIYQYTDVPEQTYRELMEADSLGRYFNYNIRGLHYDRVR from the coding sequence ATGGATCGGAAACAGGTATCGTCCTCCCTACTCAGAAGCGTTGGCTACGACCCGGACCAGCAACTCCTGGAGGTCGAACTCCAGGATGGGAAAATCTATCAGTACACGGATGTCCCTGAACAGACCTATCGTGAATTGATGGAGGCGGACTCTCTCGGCCGGTACTTCAACTATAATATCCGAGGACTCCATTATGATCGGGTGAGATAA